The Caldisericum exile AZM16c01 region ACCACAAATTGTCCAGGCTCAGCAGTTTTTGCAACGTTTGGTGCTGCAAGTTCCATAAGAACCATCTCAGGTCCCAAAATCTCTTTTCTTAAGATTTTAAACATGCTACCTCCTTCCCCATTGTTAAATTTGCCTTATCAAATATATCAAAAAAATTATTACACACAGTTTTGTGAAGCACATCTTTTTCAACACCTTTTAAATTTGCAACAAAATCGTAAATAATCTCAACATTTTGGGGCTTATTTTTCTTCCCCCTCAACGGAACAGGCGTCAAATATGGCGAATCAGTTTCCAAAAGAAGCCTATCAAGAGGCACAATTCTTAAAGCCTCTCTTAAATCTTCTCTTTTGCTAAATGTTAATATCCCAGAAAATGAGACATAAAAACCCATATCTAAAACCTTTTTTACTTCTTCAACACCATAATCAAAGGAATGGAAGACACCTTTAAAATACCCCTCATCAAGTAATATGGAGATAGTGTCGAAAAATGCATCTCGAGAGTGAATAACAATAGGCAGATCTGTTTCTTTTGCAAGTTTAATTTGTTTTCTAAAACCTTTAAGTTGGTCATCTTTTTTTGTTAAATCTCGAAAGTAATCAAGCCCAATTTCTCCAACGGCAACAGTTTTCTTATTGCCAAGAAGTTTTTTCAACTTATCTAATGTTTCATTGTTCAATTTATTAATATCGTAAGGATGAATTCCACATGTAGAAAAAATGTTAATGTATCTTGAAGCTAATTCAAGGCTCTCTATTGAACTTGAAAGGTCATATCCAACAACATTTACTATTAAACTTTTTTGTTCAAGGATTTCTTCTATTTCACTTTCGGTATAATATTCCTTAAATACATGTGCATGTGAGTCAACAATCATTAACTTATTTTTGCTCCTTCTTCTATATCTTTATCAACAATAAGAAGTGAAAGATTTTCCTTATTAGGTGTAGAAGCCGCAAGAAGCATCCCTTGCGATGTTATGCCCATTAGTTTTCTTTCCTCAAGGTTTGCAATAATTACAATTTTCTTCCCTACAAGTTCTTCCTCTGAGTAAAACTTACCAATACCTGCAACTATTGTCCTCTCTTCGCTTCCTAAGGAGACTCTTAATTCAATAAGTTTATCTGAATTCTTTACACGCCTTGCACTTAAAATTTTTGCAACCCTTAGATCAAGTTTTGTAAAATCCTCGTATTTTATCTTTGACACTATAACTACATTTTCCTCTTTTGTTTCACCCTTTTTCTCAAGCTCGATTGTCTCTTTCTCAAGTCTTGGGAAGATAGGCTCAAAAAGTTTTAAAACATTTTTCTTTACAAGTTTACCGTTATACTCCGAAATATTTCTACGTTCTACACCAAACTCATCAAGTACAAACTTGGTAACATTTGGCATAAAAGGTTGCAAAAGAATAGTTGCATATGCAATCCCTTCAAGAAGAGTACTCAAAACAGTATTTAGTGTATTAATATCATTTGTATGTTTCCAAGGTTCCTTCACCTGGATGTAGTTATTTAAATAAGAGATGATTTCGAAAACTCTATCCAAAGCGAATGAAAGTCCATATTTTTCAAAACTCTCTTCAAAACTTGCAAATTTCTCTTTTGAAAATGCTACAAATTCCGGATCTACACTGTAAGAAGGTACTTCAAGGTTTTTATACTTTGCAAGCATATTTAAAGTCCTATTAATAAGGTTTCCGTAATCATTTGCAAGGTCCGAATTATATCTTCTAAAGAACGATTCCATCCTAAAGTCGCCATCCAAACCAAAAATTGCTTCTCTTGAAAGATAGTATCTTAGAACATCTACACTCTTTTCAAAAGAGATGTTTGAAAGTTTAGAAAAATTCTCTACAAAATCTATTGGATCTACTACATTTCCAAGGGACTTTGACATCTTCATTCCTTCAAGATTCCAAAAACCGTGTGCAAAAATCTTCTTTGGTAAAGGTAAACCAACACTCATTAACATTGCAGGCCATACAATTCCATGGAAGCGCGTGATATCTTTCCCAATAAGATGCAAATCTGCAGGCCAATATTTATTAAACTTATCTTTGTCTGTAAGATATCCTACTGCAGACACATAGTTAATCAGTGCGTCATACCAAACATAAATTGTATGGTCTTCATCAAATGGAACATGAATACCAAATTTGAAAGACTTCCTTGAAACAGAAATATCTTGAAGCCCACTTTTCAAAATATTTAAGAGTTCATTATATCTGCTCTCAGGTTCTACAAATTGAGGATTTTCTAAATAAAAATTAAGAAGGGCATCCCTATATTTACTCAGCCTAAAAAAGTAATTATCTTCAGAGAGTTTTTGAACTTCCCCGCCGCAATGAGGACATTTTCCATCAACAAGTTCTGAATCTTTCAAAAAAGTTTCATCTCTTACACAATACCAACCTTCATATGTGCTTAAGTAAATATCTCCATTTTCATACATTTTCGTAAAGAAATCTTTCACGACTTCCATATGATCAGAGTCACTTGTACGGATAAATCTTGAATAAGATATGTTAAATTTATCGAATATGTTCCTCCATAGACTTGCTGCCTCGTCAACAAACCTTTGAGGATCGATACCTAATTCTTTTGCTTTTGCTTCAATTTTTTGAGAGTGTTCGTCGGTCCCAGTGGAAAAGAAAACATCAAAGTTAGATAGCCTTTTGTACCTTGCAATTACATCTGCTGCAATTGCTTCAGATACAGATCCGATATGTGGCTTTGAATTCACATAGTAAATTGCAGTTGTAATGTAAAACTTTTCCATAAAACACTCCTTATCTTATATTCTCAATTTGCTGTATGGCATTAGACATTTCAAATTTAATCATACCTAAATTACTAACATTACTTGCAAACACAACTAACAAATCACCATTTTTAAGACTGTTAAAAATTATCCTTCCTACGCTTCCATCTATAAAAGAATCAACAAATTTACCCATTTTTGTGGAATCAAGCAAATCATTAAGATACCCTCTTAAAGATGAAAGCGCATACGATAGTTCAATTGGAGGGTTGTCAAGGCTTGAATTTACATAAAGGAGATTTCCATCACTATCAACAAGGTAAACGCCTAAAACTCCAGGAAGACCTTTTAGCTTAGAAAGAATTTTTTCCATTATTTCATCATCTCCTCAATCTTAGGTACATATTTTTTAAACTCAATTCTTACTTTACCAAGATTAATAGGTTCCCTTGCGATAACAAATAAATAACAATCATAAATAAGAGGAGTCCCAAATATACCATAGCCGTCGGACAAAACAAAAAATTCCTTTGCTTTTCCTAAAGAAAGATTTTTTAATGATCTTTCAATAATTGAAAAAATCGAGGAAACTTCTGCGCTTGCAAGTGAAGATTCTATGCTTTCTTTAGCATACATAGAAACTGGCAACCCGTCTTTTCCTGTAATTCCAACAAAAACTGATTCGCTAATTTCTTCACCTAAAGACTTAATAATGCTTTCTAAATTGTCCATTTTTTACCTCCAATTCAATTAATTATACCAAAATTTAAATTAAAATGCTATTATTCTGGTATAATATGAGTATGAAAGGTAAAAGACTTGCAAATTTTATTGTAAAAGTAATGGAAGAAAAGAAAGGCGAGGATATTAAAATTCTTGATGTTAAAAAACTTACTATAGTAACTGATTATTTTGTAATTTGTACAGGTAATGTATCAGAACATTGTGATGCAATTTCTTATGAAGTAGAAGAAAAGCTCAAAAAGAAACAGATAACTCCTATTTCTATTGACAAAGGTACAGATTCAAGTTGGATTGCAATGGATTATGGAAGCGTAATAGTGCATATTATGACCGAGGAAAAG contains the following coding sequences:
- the metG gene encoding methionine--tRNA ligase, which translates into the protein MEKFYITTAIYYVNSKPHIGSVSEAIAADVIARYKRLSNFDVFFSTGTDEHSQKIEAKAKELGIDPQRFVDEAASLWRNIFDKFNISYSRFIRTSDSDHMEVVKDFFTKMYENGDIYLSTYEGWYCVRDETFLKDSELVDGKCPHCGGEVQKLSEDNYFFRLSKYRDALLNFYLENPQFVEPESRYNELLNILKSGLQDISVSRKSFKFGIHVPFDEDHTIYVWYDALINYVSAVGYLTDKDKFNKYWPADLHLIGKDITRFHGIVWPAMLMSVGLPLPKKIFAHGFWNLEGMKMSKSLGNVVDPIDFVENFSKLSNISFEKSVDVLRYYLSREAIFGLDGDFRMESFFRRYNSDLANDYGNLINRTLNMLAKYKNLEVPSYSVDPEFVAFSKEKFASFEESFEKYGLSFALDRVFEIISYLNNYIQVKEPWKHTNDINTLNTVLSTLLEGIAYATILLQPFMPNVTKFVLDEFGVERRNISEYNGKLVKKNVLKLFEPIFPRLEKETIELEKKGETKEENVVIVSKIKYEDFTKLDLRVAKILSARRVKNSDKLIELRVSLGSEERTIVAGIGKFYSEEELVGKKIVIIANLEERKLMGITSQGMLLAASTPNKENLSLLIVDKDIEEGAKIS
- a CDS encoding TatD family hydrolase produces the protein MIVDSHAHVFKEYYTESEIEEILEQKSLIVNVVGYDLSSSIESLELASRYINIFSTCGIHPYDINKLNNETLDKLKKLLGNKKTVAVGEIGLDYFRDLTKKDDQLKGFRKQIKLAKETDLPIVIHSRDAFFDTISILLDEGYFKGVFHSFDYGVEEVKKVLDMGFYVSFSGILTFSKREDLREALRIVPLDRLLLETDSPYLTPVPLRGKKNKPQNVEIIYDFVANLKGVEKDVLHKTVCNNFFDIFDKANLTMGKEVACLKS
- a CDS encoding roadblock/LC7 domain-containing protein; amino-acid sequence: MDNLESIIKSLGEEISESVFVGITGKDGLPVSMYAKESIESSLASAEVSSIFSIIERSLKNLSLGKAKEFFVLSDGYGIFGTPLIYDCYLFVIAREPINLGKVRIEFKKYVPKIEEMMK
- the rsfS gene encoding ribosome silencing factor, with amino-acid sequence MKGKRLANFIVKVMEEKKGEDIKILDVKKLTIVTDYFVICTGNVSEHCDAISYEVEEKLKKKQITPISIDKGTDSSWIAMDYGSVIVHIMTEEKRKFYDLERIWEEVGPKITPKRKLKS
- a CDS encoding roadblock/LC7 domain-containing protein, encoding MEKILSKLKGLPGVLGVYLVDSDGNLLYVNSSLDNPPIELSYALSSLRGYLNDLLDSTKMGKFVDSFIDGSVGRIIFNSLKNGDLLVVFASNVSNLGMIKFEMSNAIQQIENIR